The Ahaetulla prasina isolate Xishuangbanna chromosome 4, ASM2864084v1, whole genome shotgun sequence genome has a window encoding:
- the LOC131198024 gene encoding olfactory receptor 2G3-like, whose amino-acid sequence MDLEQDDAKTVSENFTSVKEFILLGLTSHRRTQLFLFGVILLIYLLTILGNLLIIVLVQTDLRLHKPMYFFLSNLAGMEIGYVTSTLPQMLGQLLTGNGVISLARCVTQSYVALTMGSTECLLLGIMAYDSYIAICHPLTYASSMDRMHQRLLAASCWTIGCLFSVVYVAFIFHHPFCSPSHINHFICELPVVLKLACDDTTITKVVVFGLSAFIVLVPLLVILSSYGLILYSVLDMKSTTRWRKAFFTCGSHLMVVTLFYGTVISMYIIPHSDTGQDHDKQIAVFYVVVTPLLNPIIYTLRNKEVHKAALKMLKDFGFIA is encoded by the exons ATGGATTTGGA GCAAGATGATGCCAAGACAGTGAGTGAGAACTTCACCTCCGTCAAGGAGTTCATCTTATTGGGACTCACCAGCCACCGAAGGACACAGCTTTTTCTCTTTGGGGTCATCCTCCTCATCTACTTGCTTACAATTTTGGGGAACCTGCTAATCATCGTCCTGGTGCAGACTGACTTACGACTCCACAAACCCATGTACTTTTTTCTCAGCAACCTTGCAGGCATGGAAATTGGCTACGTTACTAGCACTTTGCCCCAAATGTTAGGTCAACTTTTGACTGGAAATGGAGTCATTTCCTTAGCACGATGTGTGACGCAGAGTTACGTTGCTCTGACCATGGGTAGTACAGAATGCTTGTTGTTGGGAATCATGGCTTATGACAGCTACATAGCCATCTGCCATCCACTGACATATGCCTCTTCCATGGACAGGATGCATCAGCGACTGCTTGCTGCATCCTGTTGGACCATAGGTTGCCTCTTCTCAGTTGTATATGTTGCTTTCATCTTTCATCATCCATTCTGTAgccccagtcacattaaccactTCATTTGTGAACTGCCTGTTGTGCTAAAGCTTGCATGTGATGACACCACTATAACTAAAGTCGTTGTTTTTGGGTTATCAGCATTTATTGTTCTGGTTCCCCTTTTAGTCATCCTCTCTTCCTATGGTttaattctatattctgtattggACATGAAGTCAACTACCAGATGGCGTAAAGCTTTCTTCACATGCGGCTCCCACCTTATGGTGGTCACCTTGTTCTATGGTACCGTTATCTCCATGTACATCATTCCCCATTCAGACACAGGTCAAGATCATGATAAGCAAATCGCAGTATTTTATGTTGTGGTGACACCTCTCCTGAACCCCATTATTTATACtctgagaaacaaggaagtccataaaGCAGCACTCAAAATGCTGAAGGACTTTGGCTTTATAGCATGA
- the LOC131198025 gene encoding olfactory receptor 5P56-like, with the protein MEAENVTSVKEFILLGLASQRKIQLFFFAVILLVYLLTVLGNLLIIIIVQFDVQLHIPMYYFLSHLAGIEICYVTSTMPLMLSHLLTGNGIISFALCTIQMYVALTMGSMESFLLSVMAYDRYLAVCCPLIYATAMSKRKQLQFALACWVIAPVLCAICLICLVCQTYCGPNQINHFICELPVVLRLACSDTQIAKLVNLAIGALGILVPLSVILITYGCILYSVSHMKTNIGVRKAFSTCGSHLIVVILFYGTIICMYMIPKSATSPDHDKQIAVFYVVVTPLLNPIIYTLRNKSIHRAASKML; encoded by the coding sequence ATGGAAGCAGAGAATGTCACCTCTGTTAAGGAGTTCATCTTATTGGGACtggccagccaaagaaaaatccaGCTTTTCTTTTTTGCGGTCATTCTCCTTGTCTACTTGCTTACGGTTCTGGGGAATCTCCTGATCATCATCATAGTGCAATTTGATGTTCAGCTGCACATTCCCATGTACTACTTTCTCTCGCATTTGGCAGGGATAGAAATATGTTATGTTACCAGCACCATGCCGCTCATGTTAAGCCATCTCTTGACTGGAAATGGAATCATCTCTTTTGCACTCTGCACCATCCAGATGTATGTCGCATTGACCATGGGGAGCATGGAGTCCTTTCTCTTGAGCGTCATGGCCTATGACCGCTACCTGGCAGTCTGTTGTCCTCTAATTTATGCTACTGCCATGAGCAAGCGAAAGCAGTTGCAGTTTGCTCTAGCCTGCTGGGTTATCGCTCCTGTGCTGTGTGCCATCTGTCTTATCTGTCTTGTTTGCCAAACTTACTGTGGTCCCAACCAGATCAACCACTTCATATGTGAGTTGCCAGTGGTGCTGAGACTTGCATGCAGCGATACACAAATCGCCAAGCTTGTGAATTTAGCTATAGGAGCACTAGGCATTCTGGTTCCTCTGTCGGTTATTCTGATCACCTATGGCTGTATACTTTATTCTGTCTCGCATATGAAGACAAACATTGGAGTGCGCAAGGCTTTCTCTACCTGTggctcccatttgattgtggtcaTTTTGTTTTATGGAACGATTATCTGTATGTATATGATTCCAAAGTCAGCTACATCTCCTGATCATGATAAACAAATCGCAGTCTTCTATGTTGTGGTCACCCCTCTGCTCAACCCCATCATTTATACCTTGAGGAATAAGAGCATACATAGGGCAGCATCCAAAATGTTGTAA
- the LOC131198023 gene encoding olfactory receptor 5P56-like has protein sequence MGAENFTSVKEFMLLGLTSHRGTQLLLFGVLLLIYLLILFGNLLIITLVRADSQLHTPMYFFLSNLAAMEIGLVTSTLPQMLAHLVTGNGVLSITRCMLQGYIALNIGSAESLLLGVMAYDRYLAICSPLLYATAMSKLHQVLLVSTCWIIGFAFSMIYVVSTFRHSFCGPNLINHFMCELPIVLKLACGDIKMTKAIVSGLSAFMVFIPLSIILSSYGFILHSILHMQSTAGRSKAFSTCGSHLTVVILFYGTVISMYIIPHPDSGPAHNKEMTVCYLVVTPLLNPVIYTLRNREIHSAVIKRARRWCLD, from the coding sequence ATGGGAGCTGAAAATTTCACCTCTGTTAAAGAATTCATGTTGCTGGGACTCACAAGTCATCGAGGGACCCAGCTTCTGCTCTTTGGGGTGCTCCTCCTCATCTACCTGCTTATCCTTTTTGGCAACCTGCTGATCATCACTTTGGTGCGGGCCGATTCCCAGCTACATACACCCATGTACTTTTTTCTCAGCAATCTTGCGGCGATGGAGATTGGGCTGGTTACCAGCACGCTGCCTCAGATGTTGGCTCATCTGGTTACCGGGAATGGAGTTCTCTCCATAACGCGTTGCATGCTGCAAGGTTATATTGCATTGAACATAGGCAGTGCTGAAAGTTTGCTGTTGGGCGTCATGGCCTATGACCGTTACTTGGCCATCTGCTCTCCCTTGTTGTATGCTACAGCCATGAGCAAGCTCCACCAGGTCCTGCTTGTCAGCACATGCTGGATCATTGGCTTTGCATTTTCCATGATTTATGTCGTCAGTACTTTTCGTCATTCTTTCTGTGGTCCTAACCTCATTAACCACTTCATGTGTGAGCTGCCTATTGTGCTGAAGCTTGCATGTGGTGACATAAAAATGACCAAAGCCATTGTCTCTGGTCTATCAGCATTCATGGTTTTCATCCCCCTTTCAATTATCTTGTCTTCCTATGGATTCATTCTGCATTCTATATTGCACATGCAGTCAACTGCAGGAAGGAGTAAGGCCTTCTCCACTTGTGGGTCCCATCTTACCGTAGTCATCTTGTTCTATGGCACTGTTATTTCTATGTACATTATCCCCCACCCAGACTCAGGTCCTGCTCACAATAAGGAAATGACCGTCTGTTACCTAGTAGTTACTCCCCTGCTTAACCCCGTCATATATACCTTGAGGAATAGGGAGATTCATTCCGCAGTGATCAAGAGGGCAAGAAGATGGTGCTTAGACTGA